From Salvia splendens isolate huo1 chromosome 16, SspV2, whole genome shotgun sequence, a single genomic window includes:
- the LOC121770548 gene encoding DNA-directed RNA polymerase III subunit RPC7-like, whose translation MSFRGRGGGRGRAGPPRAKQMPFDLFPEIPIGVVKYSVEEVKKYSQFVSWSQNLQTFFETSPYHYQDRRLTQQKTQKVDIERYSDKKSQATTVKQPLHHLIMMDKDHMPAELVRGGQHTVKRVKWDNEIDLSKLDRFEKLEEKNKDAEENEEEEVEEEGNEEDGEISDDGDYEQNQDFDDDEDDYNMAKENDEDIY comes from the exons ATGTCATTTAGAGGAAGAGGCGGCGGCCGCGGCCGTGCAGGGCCGCCCAGAGCCAAGCAAATGCCTTTCGATCTTTTTCCG gAAATTCCAATAGGCGTTGTGAAGTATTCTGTGGAAGAAGTAAAGAAGTATTCTCAGTTTGTGTCCTGGTCACAGAATCTGCAGACCTTTTTCGAAACTTCTCCATACCATTACCAAGATAGAAGGCTAACCCAACAGA AAACGCAAAAAGTAGACATAGAGAGGTACTCGGATAAGAAATCGCAGGCAACAACTGTTAAGCAACCACTCCATCACTTAATAATGATGGACAAAGATCATATGCCTGCCGAACTTGTCAGAG GTGGACAGCACACTGTCAAGAGAGTCAAGTGGGACAATGAAATAG ACTTGAGCAAACTTGATCGGTTTGAGAAGCTTGAGGAAAAGAATAAG GACGCAGAAGAAAACGAAGAGGAGGAAGTAGAAGAGGAGGGAAATGAAGAAGATGGAGAAATAAGTGATGATGGTGATTATGAGCAG AATCAAGATTTTGATGACGATGAAGATGATTATAACATGGCTAAGGAGAATG ATGAGGATATATATTGA
- the LOC121770549 gene encoding uncharacterized protein LOC121770549 isoform X2 produces MPFDLFPNLQTFFQTSPYHHQDRRLTLPSGQHTVKRVKWDNEIDLNKLVQFEKLEEKNKGTGEENEEEENEEDEEDSDDNDYTTKVNMLMTMKLTSMMRSRMRMMTGFIEFASHCSTTWLHVVYFCLQHKL; encoded by the exons ATGCCCTTCGATCTTTTCCCG AATCTGCAGACCTTTTTCCAGACTTCTCCTTACCATCACCAAGATAGAAGGCTAACCCTACCGA GTGGACAGCACACTGTCAAGAGAGTCAAGTGGGACAATGAAATAG ACTTGAACAAACTTGTTCAGTTTGAGAAACTTGAGGAAAAGAATAAG GGAACtggagaagaaaatgaagaggaggaaaatgaagaagatgaagaagatagTGATGACAATGATTATACTACAAA GGTGAATATGTTGATGACGATGAAGTTGACTTCAATGATGAGGAGCCGAATGAGGATG ATGACGGGATTTATTGAGTTCGCATCGCATTGTTCAACAACTTGGCTACATGTGGTATATTTTTGCTTGCAACATAAGCTCTAA
- the LOC121770622 gene encoding chaperone protein DnaJ-like, producing MECGGGSPLYYSILGVATDASDEEIRRAYRKLAMQWHPDKWSRTPSLLGEAKQKFQQIQEAYSVLSDRSKRMLYDAGLYSCEDDEDEVEGFADFVGEMVSLMNDARKEEKSYSFGEVQSMFWEMAQDFYIPNWDDLVQQQDVYDCGQQPNLYESGNVPWEASMNPQLNSFGTHNMCM from the exons ATGGAGTGCGGTGGAGGGTCGCCGCTGTATTACAGCATTCTCGGCGTCGCTACGGACGCTTCCGACGAAGAAATTCGACGCGCTTATCGGAAGCTCGCTATG CAATGGCATCCGGATAAATGGAGTAGAACCCCTTCTCTTCTTGGTGAGGCCAAGCAGAAATTTCAGCAAATTCAGGAGGCTTATTCAG TGTTGTCGGATAGGAGTAAGAGGATGTTGTATGACGCAGGGCTGTATAGCTGTGAAGACGATGAAGATGAGGTCGAG GGATTTGCTGATTTTGTCGGTGAGATGGTGTCTCTCATGAATGATGCCAGGAAAGAG GAAAAGAGTTACAGCTTTGGTGAAGTACAGAGCATGTTTTGGGAGATGGCACAAGATTTTTACATACCCAATTGGGATGACTTGGTGCAGCAACAAGACGTGTATGATTGTGGGCAGCAGCCGAATCTATATGAATCCGGGAATGTGCCGTGGGAAGCAAGTATGAATCCACAGTTGAACAGTTTTGGAACACACAACATGTGCATGTGA
- the LOC121772523 gene encoding uncharacterized protein LOC121772523 — MTNLNHNHYNPSLSTILNMFNPYQVILLLLFLAAPIHCRRPHVINFRWPNLYPESFAWDPKSDHFVVGSLRHRQIISVSDAGIASSLLSDDSLPHDSFFAGISLDPRHHRLLAVVRRVSPPFSALASYDLRTSRQLFLAPLDDLLPSAVAANDVAADYSGNAYVTDSASNVIFKVTEQGEASILSTSKLFKPDAVDGSRDCGLNGVVYSTKGYLLVTQSNTGKLFKVFTDDGSARRVILNKHLRAPDGIAVRRDGVVLVVSKHKLYFIKSDDSWSQGAVFDETALEEEKHASAVAVGADSRVYVLYGNVDEGMMGKDEFSIVEVESEAEGKEENVWIFVLVGLGFAYFLFWRFQMRQLVHNMDKKHA, encoded by the coding sequence ATGACAAACCTTAACCACAATCACTACAATCCCTCTCTCTCCACAATCCTAAACATGTTCAATCCATACCAAGTAATCCTCCTCCTTCTATTCCTCGCCGCCCCAATCCACTGCCGGAGGCCCCACGTCATCAATTTCCGATGGCCGAACCTCTATCCGGAATCCTTCGCCTGGGATCCCAAATCTGACCACTTCGTCGTCGGCTCCCTCCGCCACCGCCAGATCATCTCCGTCTCCGACGCCGGCATCGCCTCCTCACTCCTCTCCGACGATTCACTCCCCCACGACTCCTTCTTCGCCGGCATCTCGCTCGATCCccgccaccaccgcctcctCGCCGTCGTCCGCCGCGTTTCCCCTCCCTTCTCCGCCCTAGCCAGCTACgacctccgcacctcccgccAGCTCTTCCTCGCCCCGCTCGACGACCTCCTCCCCTCCGCCGTCGCCGCCAACGACGTCGCCGCCGACTACTCCGGCAACGCCTACGTCACCGACTCGGCGAGCAACGTCATCTTCAAAGTCACCGAGCAAGGCGAGGCGTCGATACTCTCCACATCCAAACTATTCAAACCCGACGCCGTCGACGGCAGCCGAGACTGCGGACTCAACGGCGTCGTTTACAGCACCAAAGGCTACCTGTTGGTGACTCAGTCAAACACGGGGAAGCTGTTCAAAGTCTTCACCGACGACGGTTCCGCGAGGCGCGTGATTCTGAACAAGCACCTCAGGGCGCCCGACGGGATCGCCGTCAGGAGGGACGGCGTCGTTTTGGTCGTGTCGAAGCATAAGCTGTATTTCATCAAGAGTGACGACAGCTGGAGCCAGGGAGCGGTGTTTGACGAAACTGCCCTCGAGGAGGAGAAGCACGCCAGCGCTGTGGCGGTCGGGGCGGATAGCAGGGTATACGTGTTATATGGGAATGTTGACGAGGGCATGATGGGGAAAGACGAGTTTAGCATAGTGGAAGTGGAATCCGAAGCCGAGGGTAAAGAGGAGAATGTGTGGATTTTCGTATTGGTTGGTTTGGGATTTGCTTATTTCTTGTTCTGGAGATTCCAAATGCGCCAGCTTGTGCACAATATGGACAAGAAACatgcttga
- the LOC121770549 gene encoding uncharacterized protein LOC121770549 isoform X1 has product MNYSVEEVKKYSQFVSWSQNLQTFFQTSPYHHQDRRLTLPSGQHTVKRVKWDNEIDLNKLVQFEKLEEKNKGTGEENEEEENEEDEEDSDDNDYTTKVNMLMTMKLTSMMRSRMRMMTGFIEFASHCSTTWLHVVYFCLQHKL; this is encoded by the exons ATGAATTATTCTGTGGAAGAAGTAAAGAAGTACTCTCAGTTTGTGTCCTGGTCACAGAATCTGCAGACCTTTTTCCAGACTTCTCCTTACCATCACCAAGATAGAAGGCTAACCCTACCGA GTGGACAGCACACTGTCAAGAGAGTCAAGTGGGACAATGAAATAG ACTTGAACAAACTTGTTCAGTTTGAGAAACTTGAGGAAAAGAATAAG GGAACtggagaagaaaatgaagaggaggaaaatgaagaagatgaagaagatagTGATGACAATGATTATACTACAAA GGTGAATATGTTGATGACGATGAAGTTGACTTCAATGATGAGGAGCCGAATGAGGATG ATGACGGGATTTATTGAGTTCGCATCGCATTGTTCAACAACTTGGCTACATGTGGTATATTTTTGCTTGCAACATAAGCTCTAA
- the LOC121770549 gene encoding uncharacterized protein LOC121770549 isoform X3: MMDKDHMPAELVRVRCSVCGQHTVKRVKWDNEIDLNKLVQFEKLEEKNKGTGEENEEEENEEDEEDSDDNDYTTKVNMLMTMKLTSMMRSRMRMMTGFIEFASHCSTTWLHVVYFCLQHKL; this comes from the exons ATGATGGACAAAGATCATATGCCTGCAGAACTAGTCAGAGTTCGATGTTCTGTTT GTGGACAGCACACTGTCAAGAGAGTCAAGTGGGACAATGAAATAG ACTTGAACAAACTTGTTCAGTTTGAGAAACTTGAGGAAAAGAATAAG GGAACtggagaagaaaatgaagaggaggaaaatgaagaagatgaagaagatagTGATGACAATGATTATACTACAAA GGTGAATATGTTGATGACGATGAAGTTGACTTCAATGATGAGGAGCCGAATGAGGATG ATGACGGGATTTATTGAGTTCGCATCGCATTGTTCAACAACTTGGCTACATGTGGTATATTTTTGCTTGCAACATAAGCTCTAA